One genomic segment of Hevea brasiliensis isolate MT/VB/25A 57/8 chromosome 3, ASM3005281v1, whole genome shotgun sequence includes these proteins:
- the LOC110658282 gene encoding protein RETICULATA, chloroplastic, with protein MAGCPSSFGLSNALNAQDEVCMRSWKPMLHNYVGFKTLVREVTFHAWVRHVSVKNQRFLVWNSQTLSEQQSGVGKSVVVKNEGVESVVGKDVKILEKGNELETDVGGSGGNRFDGSGGNGKYPSGGGGGGGSGGSGSGEDGEREDKGEEEEFGPIMKFDEVIKETEAQGASLPSDMLEAAKIVGIRRLLLLRYLDLQGSGLLGFAMKSCSMLRNRMLADPSFLFKIGTEIVIDSCCATFAEIQKRGKDFWAEFELYVADLLVGVVVNVALVSMLAPYARIGQPSVSKGFFGRLLHAYGSLPSSVFEAERPGCRYSVQQRIATYFYKGVLYGFVGFACGIIGQGIANLIMNAKRSIKKSEDDIPVPPLVKSAALWGVFLAVSSNTRYQIINGLERVVEASPLAKQVPPIAMAFTVGVRFANNVYGGMQFVDWARWSGVQ; from the exons ATGGCGGGTTGTCCATCGAGTTTCGGATTATCAAACGCTCTGAATGCTCAAGACGAGGTCTGTATGAGGAGTTGGAAGCCGATGCTCCACAATTATGTTGGGTTCAAAACATTGGTGAGGGAGGTAACTTTCCATGCTTGGGTTAGACATGTCTCTGTTAAGAACCAGAGGTTTCTGGTCTGGAATTCGCAGACATTATCTGAACAGCAATCGGGTGTGGGCAAATCCGTGGTAGTTAAAAATGAAGGCGTGGAGAGTGTAGTAGGGAAAGATGTTAAGATTTTGGAGAAGGGAAATGAATTAGAAACTGATGTTGGTGGCAGTGGAGGGAATAGATTTGACGGGAGTGGAGGAAATGGGAAATATCCAagtggtggaggtggaggtggcggcAGCGGTGGCAGTGGTAGCGGCGAGGATGGTGAAAGAGAGGacaaaggagaagaagaagagttTGGACCCATTATGAAGTTTGATGAGGTTATTAAAGAGACGGAGGCGCAAGGAGCAAGTCTCCCATCTGATATGTTAGAGGCCGCCAAGATTGTGGGGATTCGTAGATTGCTTCTGCTAAGATATTTGGATTTGCAG GGGTCTGGGCTTTTGGGTTTTGCAATGAAGTCTTGCTCTATGCTTCGAAACAGAATGTTGGCTGATCCATCTTTCCTCTTCAAAATTGGAACAGAG ATAGTTATTGATTCTTGCTGTGCTACATTTGCTGAAATTCAAAAGAGGGGTAAAGACTTTTGGGCAGAGTTTGAACTGTATGTTGCAGACCTTTTGGTTGGTGTGGTGGTAAACGTTGCTTTGGTTAGCATGTTAGCACCTTATGCACGTATTGGACAACCATCAGTATCTAAAGGGTTCTTTGGACGGCTATTACACGCTTATGGATCTCTTCCTAGTAG TGTCTTTGAAGCTGAAAGGCCTGGATGTAGATACTCTGTACAACAGAGAATTGCAACATATTTCTACAAG GGAGTCCTATATGGATTTGTTGGCTTTGCTTGTGGTATTATTGGCCAAGGCATTGCAAATCTCATAATGAATGCCAAGCG GAGCATAAAGAAATCAGAAGACGACATTCCTGTACCACCTCTTGTGAAAAGTGCAGCTCTTTGGG GTGTTTTTCTTGCAGTTTCTTCCAACACACGCTACCAAATTATTAATGGGCTGGAACGTGTGGTAGAAGCATCACCCTTAGCAAAGCAGGTTCCACCTATTGCAATGGCTTTCACAGTTGGTGTGCGATTTGCCAACAACGTTTATGGTGGAATGCAGTTTGTGGACTGGGCTAGATGGAGTGGGGTTCAATAA
- the LOC110658263 gene encoding protein NRT1/ PTR FAMILY 2.8, whose amino-acid sequence MEDMIIASSSSREAISAAPPSVSSPKKAAGGWRSIKYILGNESFEKLASMGLIANLTVYLQTQYNMDGILVVNVFNVWSGSSNLTPLAGAFLSDAYLGRFCTLLYGSISSFLGMVIITLTAGVHDLRPVSCHGETNCEQPHSWQLAILFVGLALLAIGAGGIRPCNIAFGADQFDTRTESGRAQLASFFNWWYFSFTVALIIALTVVVYVQTNVSWVVGYAIPAACLFFSISVFLIGRNTYMIKKAQGSVFVDIFKVIVAALKKRSLELASGHSLYDPSMVEWDQQESKLDHTDKFKFFDKAAILADPSELNENGMPRNSWRLCSVHQVEQLKLLLGVVPVWFTGICCFITMDQMSTFGLMQAIQSNNSIGNFKIPPGWMGLSSMIALSIWIFIYEKIYLVQANKSSKKDKRLTMRQRINIGIIMAILCMLVAAGVEKKRRDLALKNGSLVSPMHILVLIPQFALSGLNEAFTAVAVMEFFSTHLPESMRTIAGAIFFLSLSAASYLNTALVNLVHHLTGRNGKSPWLGGHDLNKIRVENYYYLTAGLAALNLLYFNLFSYRYVKNNADVTESSRQEENDLEKKATA is encoded by the exons ATGGAAGATATGAtcattgcttcttcttcttcaaggGAGGCAATCTCTGCTGCTCCTCCTTCTGTTTCTTCTCCTAAGAAGGCTGCTGGAGGATGGAGATCCATAAAATACATTCTTG GGAATGAGTCCTTCGAGAAGTTAGCTTCAATGGGTTTGATAGCCAATCTAACAGTTTATCTACAGACCCAGTACAATATGGATGGGATTCTCGTGGTTAATGTATTCAATGTTTGGTCTGGTTCCTCTAATCTTACACCATTAGCTGGTGCTTTCTTATCTGATGCATATCTGGGCAGGTTCTGCACTCTTCTATACGGTTCCATATCATCTTTCCTG ggCATGGTGATCATCACTCTCACCGCAGGTGTACATGATTTAAGACCAGTCAGCTGCCATGGAGAAACCAATTGCGAACAGCCTCACAGTTGGCAGCTTGCTATCCTCTTTGTGGGTCTTGCATTGCTTGCTATTGGAGCAGGAGGGATTAGGCCTTGCAACATTGCTTTTGGAGCTGATCAATTCGACACGAGAACAGAATCTGGAAGAGCCCAACTAGCGAGCTTCTTCAACTGGTGGTACTTCTCTTTCACTGTAGCTCTCATTATAGCTCTCACAGTGGTGGTCTACGTTCAGACCAATGTCAGTTGGGTTGTTGGTTATGCCATTCCAGCTGCTTGTCTGTTCTTCTCTATTTCAGTTTTCTTGATTGGTAGAAACACTTACATGATCAAGAAGGCGCAAGGAAGCGTTTTtgttgacattttcaaagtgattGTAGCTGCCTTGAAGAAACGCAGTCTTGAATTGGCTTCTGGGCATTCCCTTTATGATCCTTCAATGGTTGAATGGGACCAGCAAGAATCAAAACTTGATCACACTGATAAATTTAAGTTCTTCGATAAGGCTGCTATACTTGCTGATCCAAGCGAACTGAATGAAAATGGCATGCCCAGAAATTCTTGGAGACTATGTAGTGTGCATCAGGTGGAACAGCTAAAACTGCTGCTAGGAGTAGTGCCAGTTTGGTTTACAGGAATTTGTTGCTTTATTACCATGGACCAAATGAGTACTTTTGGGTTGATGCAAGCAATTCAATCAAACAACTCCATAGGCAATTTCAAAATTCCACCAGGCTGGATGGGCCTCAGTTCGATGATTGCCCTTTCAATCTGGATCTTCATTTATGAGAAAATTTACCTGGTTCAAGCAAATAAAAGTTCTAAGAAAGACAAAAGATTGACGATGAGACAGAGAATCAACATTGGTATTATAATGGCAATTCTATGTATGTTGGTAGCTGCAGGTGTTGAGAAGAAGCGCCGGGACTTGGCTTTGAAAAATGGCTCCCTCGTGTCACCTATGCATATTCTGGTGCTCATTCCACAGTTTGCCTTGTCGGGTTTAAACGAAGCATTCACTGCGGTTGCTGTTATGGAATTCTTTAGCACTCATTTGCCAGAAAGCATGAGAACAATTGCTGGGGCAATCTTCTTTCTCAGCCTGTCTGCAGCTAGTTACCTGAACACGGCTCTTGTCAATTTAGTCCATCATTTGACAGGGAGGAATGGAAAATCACCATGGTTGGGAGGCCATGATCTTAATAAAATTAGAGTGGAGAACTATTACTACCTTACTGCTGGTCTAGCAGCTTTGAATCTCCTATATTTCAATCTTTTTTCATACCGTTATGTGAAGAACAATGCTGATGTAACCGAATCATCAAGACAAGaggaaaatgatttagagaagaaAGCTACTGCTTAA